The following is a genomic window from Parabacteroides johnsonii DSM 18315.
GTAAGCGCATCTTTCTCGAAATAGGGAGGAGATTCAGGCATCAGATCTTCCACCCTGCGTTTCACGTAATCTATATTAAAATTCGAAAGAGCAGAGATCGGGATGATCTCGGCTTTCGGAAGAAGTTCTTTCCATTCGGCTACCAACTTTTCCAACTCCTGCTGGGTAGTCGTATCAATCTTGTTAATCAATAACAAAACCGGACATTCCACTTTCTGGACCTTCTGGAGAAATTCTTCATTCTTGTCGATCTTTTCGACGACATCAGTTACATAAAGCAGTACATCGGCATCACCAAGTGCCGACTGCGAGAAGTTAAGCATAGATTCCTGCAACTTATAATTCGGATGCAGGACTCCCGGCGTGTCAGAATACACAATCTGCATATCAGCGGTATTCACGATCCCTATGATTCGGTGCCGTGTTGTCTGAGCTTTCGAAGTGATGATCGAGATACGCTCTCCCACCAGACGGTTCATCAACGTAGACTTTCCGACGTTCGGATTACCGACAATATTAACAAAGCCGGACTTATGCTTGTTTTCCATTATATCCCCATTTAAGATAAATTGCCCCCCAGGTAAAACCGGCGCCAAAAGCAGCAAGAATCAAATTATCGCCTTTCTTCAGTTTGTCTTCCCACTCCCAAAGGCAGATAGGAATTGTTCCGGCACTGGTATTTCCGTATTTCTGGATATTGATCATTACCTTTTCCATATCCACACCTAGACGTTTAGCTGTAGCATCGATGATACGCAGATTTGCCTGGTGAGGTACGATCCATGAGATATCGTCGTGTGTCAGCCCATTTCGTTCAGCGATCTCGGCAGCGACATCGGCCATATACGACACTGCGTACTTAAAGACATATTTACCATCCTGAAAAACGAAATGTTCGCGATTATCCACTGTCTCATGTGAAGGAGGATAGGCTGAACCACCGGATTTCATAATCAGATGTGAATAACCTACACCATCGGTACGCAGGATTGTATCCATTACACCAACTTCTTCTGTCGTAGGTTCGAGCAACACAGCTCCGCAGGCATCGCCAAACAAAGGACAGGTAGAACGATCCTGATAGTCTGTTATTGCGGTCATTTTATCACCGGCAACGACAATCACTTTTTTATAGCGTCCCGAACGGATATAATTGGAACCTGTTTCCAGTGCATACAAAAAACCGGCACAAGCTCCCTGCAAATCGAAAGTCATTGCATTCTTGCAACCAGTATGGTAGGCTATGATGGAGGAAGTAGTCGGGAAATGATGGTCAGGCGTAGTTGTAGCCGTGAGGATCACTTCTATTTCTTCCGGATTCACATTTGTCTTTTCGAGTAACTGCTTCACAGCCCGTATACCCATATATGAGGTTCCCAGGCCCTCACCTTTCAAAATTCGGCGTTCTTTGATGCCAACACGCGTCATGATCCATTCATCCGTCGTATCCACCAACTTCGAAATATCTTCGTTCGTCAATACATCTTCGGGAACGTATCCGCCTACGCCTGTTATTACCGCATTTATCTTATCCATATCTTAAAAAATAAAAAGGACTATATATCCCAATTAAAAAAAAGCC
Proteins encoded in this region:
- the era gene encoding GTPase Era, with the translated sequence MENKHKSGFVNIVGNPNVGKSTLMNRLVGERISIITSKAQTTRHRIIGIVNTADMQIVYSDTPGVLHPNYKLQESMLNFSQSALGDADVLLYVTDVVEKIDKNEEFLQKVQKVECPVLLLINKIDTTTQQELEKLVAEWKELLPKAEIIPISALSNFNIDYVKRRVEDLMPESPPYFEKDALTDKPARFFVTEIIREKILLYYQKEIPYAVEVVVELFKEEAELIHIKALVIVERDSQKGIIIGHRGQALKKVGAMARKDIERFFDKKVFLEMFVKVEKDWRNRDNMLKNFGYQLD
- a CDS encoding beta-ketoacyl-ACP synthase III; amino-acid sequence: MDKINAVITGVGGYVPEDVLTNEDISKLVDTTDEWIMTRVGIKERRILKGEGLGTSYMGIRAVKQLLEKTNVNPEEIEVILTATTTPDHHFPTTSSIIAYHTGCKNAMTFDLQGACAGFLYALETGSNYIRSGRYKKVIVVAGDKMTAITDYQDRSTCPLFGDACGAVLLEPTTEEVGVMDTILRTDGVGYSHLIMKSGGSAYPPSHETVDNREHFVFQDGKYVFKYAVSYMADVAAEIAERNGLTHDDISWIVPHQANLRIIDATAKRLGVDMEKVMINIQKYGNTSAGTIPICLWEWEDKLKKGDNLILAAFGAGFTWGAIYLKWGYNGKQA